Proteins encoded together in one Monomorium pharaonis isolate MP-MQ-018 chromosome 8, ASM1337386v2, whole genome shotgun sequence window:
- the LOC105829393 gene encoding transportin-3, with product MDSPPNLETVYQAVFSLYNNTNPAEPGKASLWLGELQKSVYAWKIADEMLHQKRNIESCYFAAQTMRTKIQLSFHELPQEAHTSLRDSLMEHISQINEHTNSAIVTQLCLALADLALQMSSWQKPVVDLINRFGGNTANLWPLLEIMTVLPEEVNSRSLRLGSNHRQHILHELTANADTVTEFLKMCLKNSGDNLQIQVTILRCFTSWITVHAISLKAVPSSEVVVYALQILSNHMAVSQLHETASDCICIILQALGEDSNTNRGSDNEINVQLQQLQLCLFTSVMNLEQPYHLSVAHEDMEKSINYCRIFTELAETFLETMVTGSEDGKQHYAIKILDLVLTCVGHHDYEVAQITFNLWYRLSEVLYQKNNDDLNAVFRPHIERLIGALCRHCQMEPDHLGLVEEGGGGEEFADFRNRVSDLIKDVVFVVGSSHCFRQMFSSLTGGLGPQGQPVHTPTWDSTEAALFIMQAVAKNILPEENDVVPKVVEAILNLPENTHIAVRYTSILLLGELCEWIDRHPQSLEPVLNFLLDCLNQKGLGSAASGALLSICTACPLHMTTHFSGLLQIARSLDNFAISNDAAIGLLKGVSIILARLPPEGITPAVRELCCFQASSLWTLLSDKVPIERGTKTDPVIWLDRLTAIFKHTNPQIDDPNKPHPCQSVITEMWPVLSNVCETYQRDVRVMERCCRCIRFAVRCVGKHGAHLLEPIVKQIVPLYTVHKHSCFLYLGSILVDEYATDSECVWNLLNMLQAFICPTFALLEQEDGLKNHPDTVDDLFRLCARFLQRAPIPLLHSPIIGSIVDCAIMACSLDHRDANSSVMKFFYDLLHSGRGYKDRSDFTIRRQLVQNILQEKGQTLVIKLLHASVFDLSSYMLSDVADVIIELTRSNADLMSKWLEEAIKTMPSQNAGGAPTATPEQLLEFHSTVTRSETPKTVTNALRNFARLYR from the exons ATGGATTCGCCGCCGAATCTGGAGACCGTTTACCAGGCCGTGTTCtctttatataacaatacaaATCCAGCTGAACCAGGAAAAGCGTCATTATGGCTGGGAGAATTGCAAAAATCG GTATATGCATGGAAAATAGCTGATGAAATGTTACATCAAAAACGAAATATAGAGTCTTGTTATTTTGCTGCACAAACAATGCGTACCAAAATCCAGCTTTCCTTCCATGAATTACCTCAGGAAGCCCACACTTCGTTGCGAGATTCGCTAATGGAACATATATCGCAAATCAATGAACATACTAATTCTGCCATTGTTACTCAg TTATGCTTAGCTCTGGCAGatttggcactacaaatgtCCTCCTGGCAGAAACCAGTAGTAGATTTAATTAACAGGTTTGGAGGAAATACTGCAAATCTTTGGCCACTACTTGAAATAATGACGGTACTTCCAGAAGAAGTAAATTCAAGATCACTTAG GCTGGGATCTAATCATCGGCAACATATATTGCATGAACTTACAGCGAATGCAGATACTGTGACAGAATTTCTG AAAATGTGCCTAAAAAACAGCGGTGATAATTTACAAATCCAAGTGACTATTTTGCGATGTTTTACCAGCTGGATAACCGTTCATGCAATATCACTTAAGGCTGTACCTTCAAGCGAGGTAGTCGTTTATGCCTTGCAA ATACTCAGCAATCATATGGCCGTTTCGCAACTTCACGAAACGGCTAGTGATTGTATCTGCATAATTTTACAAGCATTAGGGGAAGATAGCAATACCAATCGTGGTAGTGACAACGAAATAAATGTGCAGTTGCAACAATTGCAATTGTGCCTTTTCACAAGTGTTATGAATTTAGAACAACCATATCACTTATCTGTTGCACACGAAGATAtggaaaa GTCTATAAATTATTGTCGAATATTTACGGAACTGGCCGAAACATTTCTAGAAACTATGGTAACTGGTAGTGAAGATGGAAAGCAGCATTatgctataaaaattttggatCTTGTCCTCACATGTGTTGGTCATCATGATTATGAg gttgcacaaataacttttaaccTATGGTATCGGCTATCAGAAGTTCTTTATCAGAAAAATAATGATGATCTTAATGCCGTATTTCGACCGCATATAGAGAGACTGATTGGTGCCCTCTGTAGACATTGCCAAATGGAACCAGATCAT TTGGGCCTCGTGGAGGAAGGTGGCGGAGGAGAAGAATTCGCTGACTTCCGAAATCGTGTATCGGATTTAATAAAGGATGTAGTGTTTGTAGTTGGAAGTAGTCACTGTTTTCGACAAATGTTTTCGTCACTGACTGGGGGACTTGGCCCGCAGGGTCAACCTGTACATACACCTACCTGGGACTCGACCGAAGCTGCGCTTTTCATAATGCAGGCGGTAGCAAAAAACATTCTACC gGAAGAAAATGATGTGGTTCCAAAAGTAGTGGAAGCTATTCTTAATTTACCGGAAAACACTCATATAGCCGTACGTTACACTAGTATTCTCCTTTTAGGCGAGCTATGTGAATGGATAGATAGGCATCCGCAATCCTTAG AACCAGTTTTAAATTTCCTTTTAGACTGTTTAAATCAAAAAGGTTTAGGAAGTGCTGCTTCGGGTGCATTATTAAGTATATGTACAGCTTGCCCATTGCACATGACGACGCATTTTTCTGGACTTTTGCAAATAGCACGTTCTCTTGACAATTTTGCTATCAGTAATGATGCAGCCATTGGCCTATTAAAAG GAGTATCGATAATTTTGGCGAGGTTACCACCCGAGGGAATTACACCGGCAGTAAGAGAATTGTGCTGCTTTCAAGCGAGTTCCCTGTGGACGCTTCTTTCAGATAAAGTTCCAATCGAGAGAGGAACAAAGACTGATCCTGTGATATGGTTGGATAGATTAACTGCTATATTTAAACATACTAATCCTCAAATCGATGATCCTAATAAGCCTCATCCTTGTCAAAGTGTAATCACTGAG ATGTGGCCTGTATTGTCAAATGTATGTGAAACATATCAACGAGACGTGAGAGTCATGGAGAGATGTTGCCGTTGCATACGTTTTGCGGTGCGCTGTGTGGGCAAACACGGTGCCCATTTGCTCGAGCCAATTGTGAAACAG ATCGTACCACTATACACGGTACATAAACATAGCTGTTTCTTATATCTTGGCTCTATATTGGTGGACGAGTACGCAACTGACTCGGAATGTGTATggaatcttttaaatatgttacaaGCTTTTATCTGCCCCACTTTTGCCCTCCTGGAACAAGAAGATGGTTTGAAAAATCACCCTGATACGGTAGATGATCTATTTAGGCTATGCGCCAG gtttcTTCAAAGGGCTCCTATTCCTTTATTACATTCTCCTATTATTGGGAGCATTGTAGATTGTGCTATAATGGCTTGCAGTTTGGATCACAGGGATGCTAATAGTTcagtaatgaaatttttttatgatctTTTACATAGTGGGCGTGGTTATAag gaTCGATCAGACTTCACGATACGACGACAAttagtacaaaatatattgcaagaAAAAGGCCAAACATTAGTCATAAAATTGCTACACGCTTCAGTGTTTGATTTGTCTTCATATATGCTGTCCGATGTGGCGGATGTCATCATAGAACTTACCCGAAGTAATGCAGAC ctTATGTCAAAATGGTTGGAAGAAGCCATTAAAACAATGCCGTCGCAAAACGCAGGCGGAGCCCCTACAGCAACGCCTGAGCAATTGCTTGAATTTCACAGTACAGTGACGAG gTCAGAAACACCAAAAACTGTCACAAATGCTCTACGAAATTTCGCGCGCCTGTATCGCTAA
- the LOC105833420 gene encoding glutamic acid-rich protein translates to MSTKENNEVAVEKVTENDKASADAKCDIKGIKRPAEEKSEETKKQKKEENGDGEVEEEEIEEEIEEEEEVDGDGEEDDDDDDIPEGEEDLEEGEDEEDDEAEGEVEGEVEDDEDDA, encoded by the exons ATGAGCACCAAGGAAAATAACGAGGTCGCTGTGGAGAAGGTGACGGAGAACGATAAGGCATCCGCGGACGCAAAATGCGATATCAAGGGGATTAAAAGGCCAGCCGAG GAGAAGAGCGAAGAAACGAAGAAACAGAAAAAGGAGGAGAATGGCGACGGAGAGGTAGAAGAGGAAGAGATTGAGGAAGAGAtcgaagaggaagaggaagtgGACGGTGATGGAGAggaagacgacgacgatgacgacatACCAGAGGGTGAAGAGGATTTAGAAGAAGGAGAAG ACGAAGAAGATGACGAAGCGGAAGGTGAGGTAGAAGGTGAGGTGGAAGATGATGAGGACGACGCATAA
- the LOC105829391 gene encoding 60S ribosomal protein L44: MVNVPKQRRTFCKKCKVHKNHKVTQYKKSKERHASQGRRRYDRKQQGFGGQTKPIFRKKAKTTKKIVLRMECTECKYRKQIPLKRCKHFELGGDKKRKGQMIQF, translated from the exons ATG GTTAACGTACCGAAGCAGAGACGTACTTTTTGCAAGAAATGCAAAGTACACAAGAATCACAAAGTGACGCAGTACAAGAAAAGTAAGGAGAGACATGCCTCGCAGGGCAGAAGGCGTTACGACCGCAAACAGCAAGGATTTGGTGGTCAAACCAAGCCCATCTTCAGAAAGAAG GCAAAAACAACAAAGAAAATTGTGCTAAGGATGGAATGTACGGAATGCAAGTATAGAAAACAAATTCCATTGAAAAGATGCAAACACTTTGAACTGGGAGGTGATAAGAAGAGAAAG ggtCAAATGATTCAATTCTAA
- the LOC105829390 gene encoding WASH complex subunit 3, with protein MSDYKIPIIEPTIDYTKVPPINQKRTVSFINHFITHTVMFLNKFALSCEEKLFNFENKLQKLEASLEILESRLSSIPGLEQEHHKESNNVNEYNTNKLEEVEVCEMDEPDDSEIKPKDEEKEVQSAAKDPRYEKYFKMLHFGVPKQAVKLKMEQEGLDSSILDNPQQIVSIPQLSENNENQGE; from the exons ATGAGTGATTATAAAATACCGATAATTGAGCCAACTATAGATTACACAAAG GTGCCGCCTATCAACCAAAAGCGAACGGTTTCCTTCATTAATCACTTTATCACGCATACCGTCATGTTTCTGAATAAATTTGCCTTGTCCTGTGAGGAGAAACTGTtcaatttcgaaaataaattgcaaaagttAGAAGCATCGTTAGAAATATTAGAATCACGG TTATCTTCTATACCTGGTTTAGAACAAGAACATCATAAAGAatcaaataatgttaatgaatataatacaaataaattggaAGAGGTGGAGGTATGTGAGATGGACGAGCCCGATGACAGTGAAATAAAGCCTAAAGACGAAGAGAAAGAGGTACAATCTGCAGCTAAAGATCCACGCtatgaaaaatactttaaaatgttGCACTTTGGAGTACCAAAACAAgcggttaaattaaaaatggagcAAGAAGGATTGGATTCATCTATATTAGA CAATCCACAACAAATAGTTTCTATACCACAATTGTCAGAAAACAATGAGAATCAAGGTGAATAA